Proteins from one Mytilus galloprovincialis chromosome 11, xbMytGall1.hap1.1, whole genome shotgun sequence genomic window:
- the LOC143051145 gene encoding uncharacterized protein LOC143051145, with protein MKIVLVFGLFLGTALCCSDDQYECQDGQCIELSQTCDSHVDCSRGEDDMGCSGCESYKFKCGNQDKCITWSWVCDGMDDCNDGSDERGCTNICWNIDIYQFNAASRRRSNTRPLTDKPVSKVLEKERKVNATRTNMRREKDEAEKIDYKLELLRLLRRRKDEK; from the exons gCTGTTCTGACGATCAGTATGAATGTCAAGACGGTCAATGTATTGAGTTGAGTCAGACGTGTGATTCTCATGTGGATTGTAGTAGAGGAGAAGACGACATGGGATGTTCTG GCTGTGAAAGTTATAAGTTTAAATGCGGTAATCAAGATAAATGTATTACATGGTCTTGGGTATGTGATGGTATGGATGACTGTAATGATGGCTCGGACGAACGTGGGTGCACTAATATCTGTTGGAATATCGACATCTATCAGTTTAATG CTGCAAGCAGAAGACGCAGTAATACAAGACCTCTAACTGACAAACCAGTATCCAAGGTCCTCGAGAAAGAAAGGAAAGTTAACGCTACCCGAACAAATATGCGCAGAGAGAAAGACGAAGCAGAGAAAATAGATTATAAGCTTGAATTGCTCAGGTTGCTGAGGAGGAGAAAAgacgaaaaataa
- the LOC143051141 gene encoding uncharacterized protein LOC143051141, with protein MNENAINQDNHEDESLCAMRKVTYWDIYGVKRFPYRDKRKFTPLLSPSLDGGMNFSNDVFGQTIKQFERMHKACLDRRNTQEPWITNLRYPDKSSNEYLEYLQNCTDCNTDHQLWIDKDIKEKYLYEQLVETIGTEIDIRTRQRLFIIKDMISNTYSTNRTQISSGSLSEGLNLPGSDMDIMYVLHEFQVVQNDRNTKHPIVRSTYLMETDADHPGFTRLRNLVTIDAEKCSRPQCDCCRGSDASYKWYLSTNLFLDRMKKSYRDKQVIVHGPCIANKANTFDYAYCIYSRYLPNNAFQWAYRHRQQWPPNFVIDRVINNGCLIVPIGPKTTSHDYSLWRLSFSVQEKILVHSFNFTQLLCYGLLKLSLKRIVNTNNDVKELLCSYFLKTALFWVSEEQDINTFQLPNLFYCFSICLNKLISWVHNCYCPNYFIPENNMFLGKINKSNNTILLGVLESIQSGGIGGLIMNLFSAENENHSLSSTMIGSSSTMLDFLFYGIMHVEQQENDILANYKKLAFTESLVRSESSAFIIDVCKFYHAQISQIIAQLLPPTNIKSGNYAIRTCYHKHLQCGTKTDAISGWLLYASFYYVTGQFHVALSLTDFVLSRCSHDMTFEGHEPSCRHRIMYRQNVHSSITLNKRMKIAIIRCAQYCKNSSLIPEELQLEVEQDQIDIPPVIMSHCLRFLCYQHLGDIFNRQKSLRDLFLTVKQQYLMGISELSDSITILGVCYEVSGAKDRAYQCYEEALQVDDKISRTAKLRKSKLLL; from the exons ATGAATGAAAACGCTATAAACCAAGATAATCATGAAGATGAAAGTTTATGTGCAATGAGAAAAGTCACCTACTGGGATATTTACGGTGTAAAACGTTTTCCATACCGCGATAAGCGGAAATTTACACCATTACTTTCCCCTTCTTTAGATGGAGGGATGAATTTCTCAAACGATGTTTTCGGACAAACAATCAAACAGTTTGAACGGATGCATAAAGCTTGTCTAGATCGAAGGAACACACAAGAACCGTGGATTACTAATCTTAGATATCCTGACAAatcttcaaatgaatatctaGAATACTTACAGAACTGTACAGACTGTAATACAG atcatCAGCTATGGATCGACAAAGACATCAAGGAGAAATACTTATACGAACAACTTGTGGAAACAATTGGTACTGAAATAGATATACGAACGCGACAACGACTTTTTATCATAAAAGATATGATCAGCAATACATATTCGACTAACAGAACACAAATATCAAGTGGAAGTTTGTCAGAAGGTCTCAATTTACCAGGAAGTGACATGGATATAATGTACGTTTTACATGAGTTTCAAGTAGTACAAAATGACAGGAATACAAAACACCCAATAGTACGTTCTACATATTTAATGGAGACAGATGCTGATCATCCTGGATTTACTAGACTCAGAAATTTAGTAACTATTGATGCTGAGAAATGCTCCCGACCACAATGTGACTGTTGTAGAGGTAGTGATGCCAGTTATAAATGGTATTTATCAACAAACCTTTTTCTTGATCGTATGAAGAAATCATATCGAGATAAGCAGGTAATTGTACACGGTCCATGTATTGCAAACAAAGCAAATACATTTGATTATGCATACTGCATATATAGTAGATATCTACCGAACAATGCCTTTCAATGGGCATACCGTCATCGACAGCAATGGCCGCCTAATTTTGTAATTGACCGGGTTATAAATAACGGATGTTTGATAGTACCAATAGGACCCAAGACCACATCACATGACTACAGCTTATGGAGATTGTCATTTTCGGTGCAGGAAAAAATACTTGTACACTCCTTTAATTTCACTCAACTATTGTGTTACGGTCTACTCAAATTATCCTTAAAGCGCATTGTAAACACAAACAATGATGTCAAAGAGTTATTGTGTTCATACTTTCTGAAAACGGCTTTATTCTGGGTCTCCGAAGAACAGGATAtcaacacatttcaattacctaatttgttttattgtttttcaatttgtctGAATAAATTAATATCATGGGTACACAATTGCTATTGTCCAAACTATTTTATACCTGAAAACAATATGTTCCTTGGAAAGATAAATAAGAGTAATAATACGATTTTACTAGGTGTACTTGAGAGTATACAGTCTGGCGGGATTGGTGGattgataatgaatttattttcGGCTGAAAATGAAAATCACAGTTTATCAAGTACAATGATCGGATCTTCTTCAACTATGTTAGACTTCCTATTTTACGGGATTATGCACGTCGAACAGCAAGAAAACGACATTTTAGCGAATTATAAAAAGCTTGCATTTACTGAGTCTTTAGTTAGGTCCGAATCATCTGCATTTATTATTGATGTATGCAAATTTTATCATGCTCAAATCAGTCAAATTATAGCACAACTACTGCCGCCAACAAACATAAAAAGTGGCAATTATGCTATACGCACATGTTATCATAAACATTTACAATGCGGCACAAAGACAGATGCTATTTCGGGTTGGTTGTTATACGCATCGTTTTATTATGTAACAGGACAGTTCCATGTTGCACTAAGTCTAACGGATTTTGTTCTTTCAAGATGCTCACATGATATGACGTTTGAAGGCCATGAACCAAGCTGCAGACATAGAATCATGTACAGACAAAATGTGCATTCTTCAATAACATTAAATAAAAGGATGAAAATTGCTATAATAAGATGTGCCCAGTACTGCAAAAACTCATCATTAATACCAGAAGAGCTACAGCTAGAAGTTGAACAAGACCAAATAGACATACCGCCTGTTATAATGTCTCACTGCCTTAGATTTCTATGTTATCAGCATCTTGGTGATATTTTCAACAGACAAAAGTCCCTACGTGATTTATTTTTAACAGTGAAACAACAATATTTAATGGGAATATCAGAATTATCTGATTCAATAACAATACTTGGAGTATGCTATGAGGTATCAGGTGCTAAAGACAGAGCATATCAGTGCTATGAGGAAGCTTTGCAAGTTGATGATAAAATATCAAGAACCGCAAAATTAAGAAAATCAAAATTGTTATTGTAA